The following nucleotide sequence is from Streptomyces xiamenensis.
GCCCGCCGGGCGGTGTCGCGCAGCACCTTCAGATACGGATCGGCGGCTCCGTAGGTGAGCAAACCCTCATCGAGGTAGGTGGTGGCGGTCATCTCGCCGAGCTCGGTCAGTTCGTCGGGCTCGGCGGCTCTGATCATGGTGTCCATGCCGTCAGTATGTGGCGGCTGTTCGATGTCCCGTACGGCAATATCGGCCGAGGCCAGGGGTCCCGGGGCGGGCGGACGCGCCTCAGCAGCAGCCGGCGCCGGCGCCCGGCTCGGAGGCCCTGGCGTCCATCCGCATCCGTTCGAACTCGCGCCGGCTCAGAACCCGTACCGTCGGGTCCTGGGCCCGGGCGCGGGCCGTGTAGCGGTCGTACGCGCTCTCGCCGGTGACCTCGCGCACGTACCAGCGCAGCCAGCCGCCGACCCGGCGCGCGGTACGGGCCACCGTGGTAGTCCGTACCGCGCCGGTCGTACCGTCCGTCGCGGTCATTCCCTGGCCCCTTCGGGGGTGCGCTCGCCGCCCGCCTCGCCGTCCCTGACGGCCGGGATGCCGCCCTCGGGCCCGAGCCCGGCGGCCACCAGTTCGGCCTTCTCCTCCTTGGTGGCGATCAGCCCGGCGGGGGCGATCAGCCGGGACTCCACGAACGGGGCCTCCTGGAGGGAGACCGAGCCCGGGTCGCGCAGCGCCTTGAGGATCATCCGTGCGGCGTCGGCGAAGACCACCAGGACGAGGACCGCCAGCAGCCCGGTGATGGCGGCGGTGATGGTGGCGTTGTTCACGATGGTCTGCATGTCGGACATGTCCTTGGCGCCCGGCAGCAGTTGTCCGGCGTCGATTCCGTCCTGGTACTGCGAGCGGCGGGCGAGGAAGCCCACCGCCGGGTCGCCGGAGAACACCTTCTGCCAGCTCGCGGTCAGGGTCACGATCGAGATCCACACCAGCGGCACCCCGGTCACCCACGCGTAGCGGGAGCGGCCGCCCTTGACCAGCAGCACCGTGCAGATGGCCAGGGCGATGGCGGCCAGCAGCTGGTTGGCGATACCGAAGACCGGGAAGAGGGTGTTGATGCCGCCGAGCGGATCGTGCACGCCGATCCACAGCAGCCCGCCCCACAGGCCGACCACCAGCGCTCCGGTGATCCAGATCCCGGGCCACCAGTGGGTGGAACGGAATTTGGCCAGGCGCGGGTGCATGCCACCGATGGCGTCCTGAAGAATGAAGCGGCCCACCCGGGTTCCGGCGTCGATCGCGGTGAGGATGAAGAGCGCCTCGAACATGATCGCGAAGTGATACCAGAAGGACATCATCGCTTCGCCGCCGAGGATGTCGGCGAGAATCGCGGCGAGGCCGAGCGCCAGGGTCGGCGCCCCTCCGGTCCGGGAGAGCAGTGAGCCCTCCTCCACCGATGCGGCCGCCGCCGTCAATTGGTCCGGGGTGACGGTGAATCCCCACGACGTGATGATCTCGGACGCCGACTGGACGGTGTCCCCGATGACCGCCGGCGGGGCGTTCATCGCGAAATAGATGCCCGGATCCAGCACACAGGCCGCGGTGATCGCCATGACCGCGACGGAGGATTCCATCAGCATCGCGCCGTAGCCGATGGTGCGTACCTGGGTCTCCTTCTGAATCATCTTCGGAGTGGTTCCCGAGGAGATCAGCGCGTGGAATCCGGAGAGGGCACCGCAGGCGATGGTGATGAAGACGAAGGGGAACAGCGAGCCCGCGAACACCGGGCCCTCACCGTTGGAGGCGAAGTCCGTGATCGCGTCCATCTTCAGGCCGGGCAGCGTGATGATGATCGCCGCCGCCAGCAGCCCGATCGTACCGATCTTCATAAAGGTCGACAGATAGTCCCGTGGGACCAGCAGCAGCCACACCGGGACGACGGAGGCGGCGAATCCGTACACCGCCAGCCAGATCACCAGGGTGCCCGGCTCCAGGGTGAAGGTCTCGCCCAGCGAGGAATTCGCCACCCAGCGGCCGGCCACGATGACGAACATCAGCAGCGAGACGCCGATGACGGTGACCTCGGCGACCTTTCCGGGCCGCAGATAGCGCAGGTAGAAACCCATGAACAGCGCGATCGGAATCGTCATCCCGACCGAGAAGGTGCCCCACGCGGACTCGGCGAGCGCGTTCAGCACCACCAGGGCCAGGACCGCCAGCAGAATGATCATGATCGTGAAGATCGCGATCACCGCCGCGACGCCGCCCACCGGGCCGATCTCCTCGCGCGCGATCTGGCCCAGCGACTTGCCGTCGCGCCGGGTGGAGGCGAACAGCACCACCATGTCCTGCACCGCGCCGGCGAAGATCACCCCGACCACGATCCAGATGGTGCCCGGCAGGTAGCCCATCTGGGCGGCCAGCACCGGACCCACCAGCGGGCCGGCGCCCGAGATGCCCGCGAAGTGATGGCCCAGCAGCACCCGGCGGTCGGTGGGGTGGTAGTCGAGCCCGTCGTTGTGCCGCTCCGCCGGAGTGGCCCGCCGCTTGTCGACACCCAGCGCCCGGTGCGCGATGAAACGCGAGTAGAACCGGTAGCCGATGGCGTACGAGCCGAGCGCCGCCGCCACCATCCAGGCCGCCGACACCTCCTCGCCGCGCGAGAGCGCCAGCATGGCCCAGCCACAGGCGGCCACCACGGACACCAGGGTCCAGATGACGACCGTACGGGGTCGTGCCTGCCGTAGTTGTCGCACCACCGTCGTGCCTCCCTGCGCCGCCGTGCCGGTCGTCATCGCCCGACAGAGGGCGAATCTAGGGCAGCGGCGGCCGGATGACCATGGGGCGGTGCGGGATTGAGGAGCGTCTTCACCGACTCATCGCGTCGTGATCATGAACTCATGACGCGGACGATGCCGCCGGAGGGGCGGGGGAGGGCGGTGCTGGCCGCTCCAGATTGGCCACGAACTTGTAGCGGTCGCCCCGGTAGACCGAGCGCACCCACTCCACCGGCTCCCCGTCCGTGGCGAAGGAGTGCCGCGACAGCATCAGCATCGGCAGCCCCACATCGGTGCCCAGCAGCCCCGCCTCGCGCGGATTGGCCAGCGAGGTCTCGATGGTCTCCTCGGCGCGCGCCAGGTGCACCCCGTACACCTCGGCCAGCGCCGTGTACAGCGAGGTGAACCGCACCAGGGAGCGGCGAAGCGCGGGGAACCGCTCCTGGGACAGGTGGGTGGTCTCCAGCGCCATCGGCTCGCCGCTGGCCAGCCGCAGCCGCTCGATGCGCAGCACCCGGCCGCCCTCGGGCAGGCCGAGCAGCCGGGACAGCCGTTCGTCGGCGGTGACGTAGCCGATGTCGAGCAGCTGGGAGGTGGGTTCCAGGCCCTGGGCGCGCATGTCCTCGGTGTAGGAGGTGAGTTGCAGCGCCTGGGAGACCTTTGGCTTGGCCACGAAGGTGCCCTTGCCCTGGATGCGCTCCAGCCGTCCCTCGACGACCAGTTCCTGCAGGGCCTGGCGCACGGTGGTGCGGGAGGTGTCGAACTCGATCGCGAGGGATCGCTCCGGCGGCACCGGGGTGCCAGGTGGCAGGGTCTCGGTCATCCGCAGCAGATGCCGCTTGAGCCGGTAGTACTTGGGGACCCGCGCGGTACGGTTCCGGTCGGTGCCCTCGGTTCCGGCGGCCGGTGCCGTGCTTCCTTCGCCCGCCATGGCCCGTCCTTCCCCGTAGTGGTGCGGTGCTGTCACCGGCTCCTCCGTTTTTCGCAGCTGACATCGTGGCACGGTCCGAACAGACGCGGTGTCGGCGGACAGGTGTCGGTCCGGTAACGGACGGACGAGGCCCGCTTGTGGACCCTTGACACCTCTCCTTGGTCTAGTCCAGGCTCCGTGCAACTGGTCTACACCTCTTGTTCCTTCACTACTAACCACCGCTCCCGGCACGGGTGTCAAGGGGCGGATGCCCCGAGGAGGGTCACGTGAAGCGCACGCTGATGGCCGCCGTATCGGTGACGGCGATGACCGCCGCGCTGGCCGCCTGCGGCACCGGCGACGACGGCAGCGGTTCGAGCGGCGGGGGCGGTTCGTCCGACTCCCTGACCGTTTGGCTGATGGACGGATCCGCGCCCGAGTCGTGGGTGACCGAGCTCAATCAGGCGTTCGAGGCCGAGCACGGCGTCAAGGTCAATGTTCAGATCCAGCAGTGGGACGGCATCCAGGAACGCCTCACCACCGCCCTCTCCGAGGACGGCACGGTGGACGTGATGGAGATCGGCAACACTCAGACGGTCGGCTACGCCAACACCGGCGGCCTGGCCGAGCTGGACGCCTTCGCCGACCAGCCGTGGAACCAGAACATGCTGGCCGCCGCCGAGGTCGACGACATCCTGTACGCCGTGCCCTGGTACGGCGCCAACCGGGTGGTCATCTACGACAAGAAGATCTGGGAGGAGGCCGGCGCCGAGGTCCCCACCACCCGGGACGAGTGGGTCACCGCCCTGGAGACGATCCGGGACAACACCGACGCCGAGCCGATCTACCTGCCCGGCCAGAGCTACTACGTGCTGGGCGGCTTCATCGCGGACGAGGGCGGGAGCTTCGCCGTCGAGGACGGTGACGCCTGGAAGGGCTCGCTGAACACCCCGAGGGCCAGGCCGGCATGGACTTCTACGCCGAGCTCCAGTCCTTCTCGGACTCGCCCAAGGACAACGACGAGGCATCGCCCCAGCAGTCCATCGACGTCGTGCCGGGCGGCAACGTGGCCTCGTGGATCGGTCTGGGCTGGGAGGCGAACGGAGCCATCACCGCCATCGAGGGCGAGGACGGCTCGAAGGGAGAGGCCGACTTCGGCTACTTCCCGGTCCCCGGCAAGACCGCCGACCAGCTCGGCCACGTCTTCCTGGGCGGTTCCAACCTGGCGATCAACCAGCGCGCCGGCAACCCGGAGGCGGCCGAGGAGTGGCTGACCCTGGCCACCTCCCAGGAGTGGGCCCAGAAGTTCGTCGACGCCCAGAACGGCGGCGTGGTGCCCAACCGCACCGATGTGACCGCCAGCCCGGAGGCCGGTTCCTTCGCCGAGGCCATGGTCGCCTCCGCCGATGTCGGTTTTCTTCCGCCGCTGACCACCGGATGGGCCAACGTGGAGACCGTCCCCAATCCGATCAAGGAACTGATGACCAAGTCGCTCAACGGTGACGACTACGCCTCCGCCGCCGAGGCGGCCGACGCGGAGATCACCACCCGCATCAACCGCGAGTAGTCAGCCCGGCGGCGGCCCTCCCAGCGAAGGATGAGGAAAGACACACCATGTTGACCGTGGACACCGAGGAACCCGGTCCCGGCTCGGCGGTGAAGACCGCCGGCCGGACCGGCCGGCGGTTCGCGCCGCCCGGCGGCTGGCTGCCGTATCTGCTCATCACGCCCGCCGTGCTGGCGATCGCGGGCATCCTCGGTTACGCCCTGGTGCGCAACCTCCTCATCTCCTTCCAGGAGTTCGGCCGCCGCCAGCTGATCTCCCACACCACCGAGTGGTCGGGCCTGGAGAACTACCGCCGGGTCCTGGAGGACGAGCGCTTCTGGGCCTCCCTGGTGCGCACCTTCGTCTTCATGGCGGCCAACGTGGTGCTGATCATGGCCATCGGCACGCTCATCGGGATGCTGCTGTACCGGCTCGGCAAGCCCATGCGGCTGGTGCTGTCCATCGCCCTGGTGGCGGCCTGGGCGATGCCGGTGATCGCCAGCACCACCGTCTTCCGCTGGCTGTTCGACACTCAGTTCGGGGTGGCCAACTGGGCGATGCGCAGTCTGGGCTTCTCCGGCTACGAGCAGCACAACTGGTTCGGCAGCGGCTTCTCCACGCTGGCCATCGTCACGCTGCTGATCGTGTGGGCCTCGGTGCCCTTCGTGGCGCTCAACCTTTACGCCGGACTGACCACCATCAGCGGTGAGATCTACGAGGCGGCCCGCATGGACGGCGCCTCGGGCCCCCGGATCTTCTGGTCCATCACGGCCCCGATCATGCGTCCGTTCTTCCTCATCACCACCTTCCTGGAGATCATCTGGGTCTTCAAGGCGTTCACCCAGATCTACGCGCTGAACGCCGGCGGCCCCAGCCGGGAGTCCGAGACCCTGCCGGTCATGGCCTACATCGAGGGCATGGGCCAGAACCAGTACGGCACGGCGGCGGCCATCTCCGTGCTCACGCTGATCATCCTGCTGGTCGCCCTGTCCTTCTACTTCCGCCTGATCCTCAAGCAGGAGAAGGAGCCGCAGTCATGACCGCCACCGACCAGGCAGTCGCGCAGGCCCCGGCAGCCGGGCGCCCCGCGGTACGGGCCAACGCCTCCGCCCGCGCCCGCCGCGCCAAGCGGCTGAGCCGGGCCGGGCTCAACGCGGTGGCCCTCATGCTCACCGTGGTGTTCCTCTTCCCGGTGTACTGGATGTTCTCCACCTCCTTCAAGAGCAACTCCCAGGTGCTCGTGAAGGACCCGGTCTTCTTCTTCACCCCGACCTTCGAGCACTACACCACCGCCACCGGCGTGGACCTGTTCTGGACCTATGTGCGCAACAGCCTGGTGGTGACGCTCGCCGCCGTGTTCCTGGCCCTGCTCGTGGCGCTGGCCGCCAGTTACGCGATCGCCCGGCTGAACTTCCGCGGCCGGCGCGGCATGGTCCTCGTGGTGATGATGGCCCAGATGGCCCCCTGGGAAATCCTGATCATCGTGATGTACCTGAACGCCCGGGACGCCCAGGCGCTCAACAGCCTGGTCACCCTGACCGTCATCTACTTCGTGATGGCGCTGCCCTTCACCATCTGGACGCTGCGCGGCTTCATCGCCGCCGTGCCCAAGGAACTGGAGGAAGCGGCCCTGATCGACGGCTGCAGCCGCACCCAGGCGTTCCTGCGGATCATCTTCCCGCTGCTGGCCCCCGGACTGATGGCCACCTCGCTCTTCGGATTCATCATGGCGTGGAACGAGTACGCCATGGTCCTGGTGCTCAACAAGGCCCCCGACATGGCCACCCTGCCGCTGTGGCTCACCCAGTTCCAGACCAACTTCGGCAACGACTGGGGCGCCACCATGGCCGCCTCCTCCCTGTTCACCGTCCCCGTGCTGATCGTCTTTGTCATCCTCCAGCGAAGGGTCACCGGCGGTCTGTCCGCGGGTGCCGTGAAGGGATAGCACCCGCGATGACCACCGCCCACCACGCCACCGACACCCTCACCCGGGACGCTCTGGCCGTTCTCCAGCCCACCTTCGCCGGGACCACCCGGGCTCCGGACTGGCTGCTGCGGCAGCTGGAGAACGGCATGACCGGGGTCGGGATCTTCGGCCGCAACGTGCAGAGCACGGAACAGCTGGCCGCCCTCACCGGACAACTGCGCGCCGCCAACCCCGAGGTGCTGGTCGCCACGGACGAGGAGGCCGGCGACGTCACCCGCCTGGAGCTGATCGGCGGCTCCTCCTTCCCCGGCAACCTCGCCCTGGGCGCCGCCGATGACCTCGACCTCACCCGCGCGGTGGCCACCGCCATCGGCCACCGGCTCACCGAGTGCGGCATCTCCGTCAACTGGGCGCCGTCGGCCGACATCAACACCGACCCCGGCAACCCGGTGATCGGGGTCCGCTCCTTCGGCCAGGACCCGGCCCTGGTCGCCCGGCACACCGTGGCCTTCGTCGAAGGGCTCCAGAGCACCGGTGTCGCCGCCTGCGTCAAGCACTTCCCCGGGCACGGCAACACCAGCGTCGACTCCCACCTGGCCATGCCGCGGATCGACATCGACCTCGACACCCTCCACTCCCGCGAACTGGTGCCCTTCAAGGCCGCCATCGCCGCCGGCACCCGCTGCGTGATGAGCGCCCACATCCTGCTGCCCGCCCTGGACCCGGACCGCCCCGGCACCCTCAGCCCCAGCGTGCTCGCCGGGCTGCTGCGCGCCCCCGAGACACAGGGCGGCCTCGGCTTCGACGGCGTCATCTACTCGGACGCCATCGAGATGAAGGCCATCGAAGCCGTGCACGGCCTGGCCCGCGGCTGCGCCCTCGCCGTCGCCGCCGGGGCCGACGCCATCTGCGTGGGCGGCACCCCCTCCGACGAGGCCGAGGTGCTGCGGCTGCGCGACGCCATCATCCAGGCGGTACGGGATGGGGAACTGTCCGAGGAACGGCTCCACGACGCCGCCGAACGCGTCCGCGCCCTGGGCCGCTGGACCGCCCGGGCCCGTGCCGAGGCCACCGCCGGACCCTCCGGCCCGGCCCAGGACATCGGCCTGGCCGCGGCCCGCCGCGCCCTGCGGCTGACCCGCCCCGAGGGCAGCCCCGCACCCACCCCGCCGACCCTGGCCCCCTACGTGGCCTCCTTCCATCCCGTCGCCAACATCGCCGTGGGCCACCACACCCCCTGGGGCGTGGCCACCGAACTGGAACGGCTGCTGCCCGGCACCCGCTCCGCCGACCACACCGCCGACCAGGCCCGGGCCGCCGGGCCCGCCGCCCTGGCCGCCGGCATCCTGGAGGAGGCGGGGGAGCACCCGGTGGTCGCCGTGGTCCGCGACGCCCACCGGCACCCGTGGATGGCCGACACCCTGACCGCACTGCTCGCCGCCCGGCCCGACACCACCGTGGTGGAGATGGGCGTGCCCGAGTCCCCGCCCGCCGGGGCCCTGTACATCGCCACCCACGGCGCCGCCCGCGTCTGCGGCCGGGCCGCCGCCGAGGTCATCGCCGGGGTACCGGTGGGGGAGGACCGCGACCAGTGACCAGTGACCAGCCGGGCCGGATCATGGCCGGCGAAATGGCCCAGCAGCCCGACGTGCTGCGCCGCCTGCTGACCGAGGGCGCCCCCGCCATCCGGGAGACGGCCCGCGCGATCGCCGCCCGCCGCCCCCGTTTCGTCCTGCTGACCGCCCGGGGCACCTCCGACCACGCCGCGCTCTATGCCAAGTACCTCCTGGAGATCGAGCTGGGCAAGCCCTGCGGCCTCACCTCCATGTCCACCACGACCGCCTACGCGGCCACCCCCGATCTGACCGATGTCCTGGTCATCACGGTGAGCCAGTCCGGCGGCTCACCCGACCTGCTCGCCTCCACCCGCGCCGCCCGCGAGGCCGGGGCGATCACCCTCGCGGTGACCAACAACCCCTCCTCCCCACTGGCCGCCGCCTCCGAGTTCCACATCGATGTGCTGGCCGGCCCCGAACAGGCCCTGCCGGCCACCAAGACCTACACCGCCGAACTGCTGGCGCTGTATCTCCTGGTGCAGGGGCTGCGCGACGCCGACGGGACGGCTGCCGCCGCCGCGCTGCCCGAACTCGCCGAGCGGATCCTCCAGCGCCGCGCCGAGATCACCACGCTCGCCGCCCGCTACCGCTTCGCCGAGCGCATGGTGCTCACCTCACGCGGCTACGGCTATCCCACGGCCAAGGAAGCCGCGCTGAAACTGATGGAGACCAGCTACATCCCGGCCCTGTCCTACTCGGGGGCGGATCTGCTGCACGGCCCGCTGGCCATGGTCGACAACATCTCCCCGGTGATCGCCATCGTCACCGACGGCAAGGGCGGCCAGGCGCTGCAACCGGTGCTCGACCGGCTGCGGGACCGGGGCGCCGATCTGATGGTGGTCGGCCCCAAGCCCCAGGTGGACGCCGCCTCGGCCGGCTTCGCCCTGGCCACCGAGGGGGTGCCGGAGAACCTCCAGCCCATCCTGGAGATCATCCCGCTCCAGATGCTCGCCCACGAGATCACCCTCGCCCGTGGCCAGGACCCCGATGCCCCGCGCGCCCTGGCGAAGGTCACCGAGACGAGCTGACCCGCCCGTCTGCGGGAGGGCGTCGCCGCCGGGGAGCTGCCCGCGGGCACCGACACCGACGGGCCGGCCCGGTTCGTGCGGTCGGTGGTCATCGGCATGAGCCGGCAGGCACGCGAAGGGGCGAGCAGGGAAGAGCTGGAGGCAGTGGCCGAAGCGGCCCAGCGGGCCTGGCCGGTCGCCGGCGACCCGAAACCGTAACGGCGGATGGGGCCGGCGCGCGAGGCGTCTCGCACCCAGGGCCGCGGCGCCTGAGAGGGACCCTCAACCCTCCCGGCACCGCAGCCCGGAGCGATCGCGGACCCGGGCGCCGTCAGGGCAGAGAGCACCGGGGCCTCGCGTCTGCCCTCCTGTGCGGGGAAGGCAGAGGCAGAAAAAGCTGCGGTCCGCTCCATTCTGACCGCACGTGTCGCGGGTGTCCATGCTCTGAACGCATTTCCTCTCCTCGCCGCCGTCATCTGCCCGTATACCGACGTTTCTTGATCGCGGCGGCGCACACCACGCGGTGCGCGCCGCCCGCCATCCGGACACCCGCCGGTAAGCTCCCCGTGTGCCCTCCATGAACGACCTCGTCCACCAGCACACCGATCTCGGGGAACGCGACCTCGAGTGGCTGCATCTGCTGGTCTCCGAATGGCAGCTGCTCTCGGACCTCTCCTTCGCGGACCTGGTCCTGTGGCTGCCCACCCGGGACGGCACCCGCTACGTCTCCGTCGCCCAGATGCGCCCCAACACCGGCCCCACCTCCTACCAGGACGACATGGTCGGCCACCTCGTCCCGCGCGGCCGCCGCCCGCTGCTGGACCTCGCGCACGACGAGGGCCGCATCGTCCGCGAGGGCGACCCCGAATGGCGCGAGGAGGTCCCGGTCCGGGTCGAGTCCATCCCGGTGCGGCACGACGGCCGGGTCCTGGGGGTCATCGCCCGCAACACCAACCTCCTTACCGTCCGCACTCCCAGCCGCCTCGAACTCACCTATCTGCAGAGCGCCTCCGACCTCGCCCAGATGATCGCCGGCGGCACCTTCCCCTACCCCGGCCAGCAGGTGGGCATGGACCGCGCCCCCCGGGTCGGCGACGGCTTCATGCGGCTGGACGCGGACGGCATCGTGCAGTACGCCAGCCCCAACGCGCTCTCCGCCTACCACCGCCTGGGCCTGGCCGCCGACCTCGTCGGCCTGCCGCTCGGGCCCACCACCGCCGAACTCGCCCCCACCCGGGGCCCGGTGGACGAGTCCCTGGTCAAGCTGGCCAGCGGCTACGCCCCCCGGGAGACCGAGATCGAGGGCAACGAGTGCGTGGTCCAGCTGCGTGCCATCCCGCTCAAGCCCAAGGGCGAGCACATCGGTTCGCTCATACTGCTGCGCGATGTGACCGAACTGCGCCGCCGCGAACGCGAGCTCATCACCAAGGACGCCACCATCCGGGAGATCCACCACCGGGTGAAGAACAACCTCCAGACGGTCGCCGCCCTGCTGCGCCTGCAGGCCCGCCGCATCGGCGCCACCGGCGACGAGAACGCCCGGGCGGCCCTGGACGAGGCGGTGCGCCGGGTCGGCTCCATCGCCATCGTGCACGAGACCCTCTCGCAGAACCTGGACGAGCGGGTGGAGTTCGACGAGATCGCCGACCGGGTGATCACGATGGTCGCCGAGCTGTCCCCGGACGGCCGGGTCACCGGACGCCGCAAGGGCCGGTTCGGCATCCTGGACGCCGAGACCGCCACCCCGCTGTCCATGGTGCTGACCGAGATCCTCCAGAACGCCCTGGAGCATGCCTTCGGCCCCGGCGAGACGGGCCGGATCGAGGTCGGCGCCACCCGTACGGAGGTACGCCGCGGCTCGGCCCGGCTGCTGGTCACGGTGACCGACAACGGCCGTGGTCTGCCGGAGGGGTTCGATCCGCACACCGACGGAAGCCTCGGGCTGCAGATCGTCCGGACCCTGGCGGAGGGGGAGTTGGGCGGTCGTTTCGACATGATCCCGGCCGAGGGCGGCGGCACCCGCGCCGTCCTCGACCTCCCCGTGGAGTCGCACAAACGCTGAACCGCCCGGCTGTGCGCCGGCGCATCCCCGTGCCGGCGCGCACCCACCGAGAACGCCCCGAGCCCCGGACCTGAAGTGGTCCGGGGCTCGGTCGCGTTCATCGCGTATTCGCGTGGGCACCTTCGGTCGGTGCGCTGTGCTGCGGCTCGGGGCAGCAGTGGCGGGGTGGCTTCCGCCGGGCGTGGTCTGGGCCGGCCTGGATCAGGCGGTGGCCTTCCGTGCCCGGTTGCGAGCGGCGCGGCGCTTCATGGCGCGGCGCTCGTCCTCGCTCATCCCACCCCAGACGCCGGAGTCCTGGCCGGACTCCAGCGCCCACTGCAGGCACTGCTCCATGACGGGGCAGCGGCGGCAGACGGCCTTGGCTTCCTCGATCTGCAGCAGCGCGGGACCGGTGTTGCCGATGGGGAAGAACAGCTCGGGGTCTTCCTCGCGGCAAACGGCGTTGTGACGCCAGTCCATGTCTGCTCCATCTCCTGCACGTTGCAGTTACATTGCTTGTGAATGTGAACGCTTTCACGAACCCCCGACAAAGACGAGCCGTTGCTTGCGCCGCGGTGGATGTCTTTGAAGGGATCCCACTGGGTGGGGAAGAAGGATTCGGGCTCTCAAGGGGGCCGAGGTCTCGGCCGTCCCGATCGCCATGTAGAGGTTCGCAAACCTCAGCGGCGGATACAACCCCTTCCGGAAAGTTTTTTTTGAATCCTTGGTGTCGTGTTGCTCACAGCCCTACTTCTCCTGGGTGGAGTCTGGGCTAAACGTTCGACTGTAAGGACTTTTAGCTGTTCCGCTCACACAATCACACGCAGTGCACGGCGAACGCCTGTGAAGGTCACACTCGTGCGCACCCCGAGATGGTCACCATCAAGCTGAAACGGCAGTGGCACCTGCGATTGCAAGGTGAACTCCGTCTCGTCGTGGAGGGAGACCACGTGCTTGCCCTGCGGCCCGCGCTCGGGCGAGGAGCGCAGCAACTGTGTGACATATCGGGTCATACCCGTCGAAGACATCTTGGAGATCGCCATCACGTCCAGCGCGGTGTCGAACGACGCCCGCGGCGCCGCGTACACCGGCTTGTTGCCCAGATACGTCCAGGGCGCGGTGTTGCACACTATGCCCAACACCAGTTCCCGCACCGGGTCCTGGCCCGGCCGCAGCAAGGTGATCGGCCCCCGCTCCCCGTGCGGATGCCGGACGAACGTCCGCAGCGCCTGCCGTACGTACAGCGCGTGCGTGGACCGCTTGCCGCGCTCCCGTTCCCGCTCCACCCGGCCCACCACGCCGGCGTCGAAGCCCAGGCCCGCACAGAACGTGAACCAGCGCCTGGGCACCTCCGCGTCCCGCGAATCCGGTGTCCCGGACGCCAGACCGAGACCGATCGTGCGCTCGGACCCGTTGTGCAGCGCGTCCAGCAGCGCCCCGGTGGCCTCCACCGCGTCGTTGGGCAGCCCCAGCGCCCGCGCGAAGACATTCGTGGAACCGCCCGGCAGCACCGCGAGGCGCGGCAGCCGGTCCAGCTCGGGGCCGTGGTGCAGCAGCCCGTTCACCACCTCGTTGGCGGTACCGTCGCCGCCCAGCGCGATCACGATGTCCGCGCTCTCCTCCTCCGCCGCCCGCCGGGCCAGCTCCCTGGCGTGGCCCCGGTGTTCGGTGGCGGCGACCTCCAGCTTCAGATCGCTGGCGAGTGCGTGCGTGAGCACTTCACGGGTCCGCACACTGGTGGTGGTGGCGACCGGATTGACCACGAGAAGCGCGCGCATGGAGTGCAGCGTACCCAGCGCGGGAGGTTCCGGGCGCCACGGGTGGGCCGTCGCGGGGGCTATACCCTGGCCGCGTGAGCGAGAACAGCACCCAGCAGGCCCAGCGGCCCCGTCCGGTGACCACGGCCGCCGCACTCACCGGTATCCAGGGGCTGGTCGCCGCCGCCCTGGGCGGCTACATGCTGCTGCTGGCGGTCACCGGGGACCCGGAGAACCCGCTGCAGGCCCTCACCATCGCCCTCACCGTGCTCGCGCTGGCCGTGGTTCCGCTGGCAGCCGGACACGGACTGTGGCGGCTGCGGTCCTGGAGCCGGGGCCCGGCCGTGATCACCCAGCTGCTGATGCTGCCGGTGGCCGGCACGCTGGCCACCAGCGGCG
It contains:
- a CDS encoding diacylglycerol/lipid kinase family protein; the protein is MRALLVVNPVATTTSVRTREVLTHALASDLKLEVAATEHRGHARELARRAAEEESADIVIALGGDGTANEVVNGLLHHGPELDRLPRLAVLPGGSTNVFARALGLPNDAVEATGALLDALHNGSERTIGLGLASGTPDSRDAEVPRRWFTFCAGLGFDAGVVGRVERERERGKRSTHALYVRQALRTFVRHPHGERGPITLLRPGQDPVRELVLGIVCNTAPWTYLGNKPVYAAPRASFDTALDVMAISKMSSTGMTRYVTQLLRSSPERGPQGKHVVSLHDETEFTLQSQVPLPFQLDGDHLGVRTSVTFTGVRRALRVIV